A portion of the Segatella copri DSM 18205 genome contains these proteins:
- a CDS encoding glycoside hydrolase family 57 protein, translating into MKTICLYFEIHQITHLKRYRFFDIGTDHYYYDDYENDRSINEIAERSYMPALNALQEMIEKNGKYFKVAFSLSGVGMEQLELHAPQVLEKLQQLNNTGCVEFLAEPYSHGLASLVNEASFKDEVMRQCTKIEEYFGKKPTVLRNSSLIYSDDIGNDVANMGFIGMLTEGAKHVLGWKSPHYVYHCALNPKLKLLLRDVNLSDDISLRFSNSDWDGYPLFADNYMNQIAAFPEEEQVINIFMELSALGIAQPLSSNILEFMKALPQCAKDRGITFSTPSEICKKIKSVGEVNVPDTLSWVDEERDVSSWLGNPMQREAFNKLYSVADRVRIANDPRINQDWDYLQASNNFRFMTTKPSNVGLDRGIYSSPFDAFTNYMNILGDFITRVNDLYPTDVDNDQLESLLTTIKNQDEELEMKDKEIVRLQAKIEKIEKEAEKQHGEKPAKAAPAKKAAAKPAAKKAPAKKTTKVEPAEEKKD; encoded by the coding sequence ATGAAAACAATTTGTTTATATTTCGAGATACATCAGATTACCCATCTGAAACGCTACCGCTTCTTTGACATCGGTACCGACCATTATTACTATGATGACTACGAGAACGACCGTAGCATCAACGAGATTGCTGAGCGCTCTTATATGCCAGCCTTGAATGCCCTTCAGGAGATGATTGAAAAGAACGGCAAGTATTTCAAGGTAGCTTTCTCGCTTTCGGGTGTGGGTATGGAGCAGTTGGAACTTCATGCTCCTCAGGTACTGGAGAAGCTTCAGCAGCTCAACAATACGGGTTGTGTAGAGTTCCTGGCTGAGCCTTACTCTCACGGACTTGCTTCTCTGGTTAATGAGGCAAGTTTCAAGGATGAGGTGATGCGCCAGTGTACTAAGATTGAGGAATATTTCGGAAAGAAACCTACCGTATTGCGCAACTCTTCGCTCATCTACAGCGATGATATCGGTAACGATGTTGCCAACATGGGTTTCATTGGTATGCTCACCGAGGGTGCCAAGCACGTGCTCGGCTGGAAATCTCCTCACTATGTTTACCATTGCGCCCTGAACCCTAAGTTAAAGCTCCTGTTGCGCGATGTGAACCTGAGCGATGATATCTCTCTGCGCTTCAGCAACAGTGATTGGGACGGTTATCCACTCTTTGCCGACAACTATATGAACCAGATTGCTGCCTTCCCAGAGGAGGAGCAGGTTATCAATATCTTCATGGAGCTTTCTGCTCTTGGTATTGCCCAGCCTCTGTCAAGCAACATCCTCGAGTTTATGAAGGCTTTGCCTCAGTGTGCCAAGGACCGTGGCATCACCTTCTCTACACCTAGTGAAATCTGCAAGAAAATCAAGTCGGTAGGCGAGGTGAATGTGCCTGATACCTTGAGTTGGGTAGACGAGGAGCGTGATGTAAGTTCATGGTTGGGTAACCCGATGCAGCGTGAGGCTTTCAACAAGCTTTACAGTGTGGCAGACCGTGTACGTATCGCCAACGATCCACGTATAAATCAGGACTGGGATTACCTGCAGGCAAGTAACAACTTCCGCTTCATGACTACCAAGCCAAGCAATGTGGGTCTTGACAGAGGTATCTATTCAAGTCCTTTCGATGCTTTCACTAACTATATGAACATTCTTGGCGACTTCATCACCAGAGTAAACGACCTCTATCCAACTGATGTTGATAACGATCAGCTTGAAAGCCTGCTTACTACCATCAAGAATCAGGATGAAGAGCTTGAGATGAAGGACAAGGAGATTGTCCGTCTTCAGGCTAAGATTGAAAAGATAGAGAAGGAGGCAGAGAAGCAACATGGCGAGAAGCCTGCTAAGGCTGCTCCTGCCAAGAAGGCCGCAGCTAAGCCTGCAGCCAAGAAGGCTCCTGCCAAGAAAACAACAAAGGTAGAGCCTGCAGAAGAAAAGAAAGATTAA
- the miaA gene encoding tRNA (adenosine(37)-N6)-dimethylallyltransferase MiaA encodes MITILGPTASGKTSLAAALAARINSLGAHLSGTPAKGAEIISADSRQVYRGMDIGTGKDLADYTIHGKQIPYHLIDICEPGTKYNLFEYQQDFYDAYQDIQKRGAFPILCGGTGLYIESVLKGYHLSPVPQNPELRESLAHKSLEELTLILKELKAKTGSNMHNRTDVDTAQRAIRAIEIESYNLEHPMPERKLPAVDSLIIGVSIDRDARREKISRRLKQRLNEGMVDEIKGLLDRGIPAENLIYYGLEYKFITEYLIGKTSYDEMYRGLELAIHQFAKRQMTWFRGMERRGFTIHWVDALQPLEKKVETVLELMRS; translated from the coding sequence ATGATAACCATATTGGGACCTACGGCGAGTGGTAAGACGAGTCTTGCTGCCGCTCTTGCAGCCAGGATCAATAGCCTGGGTGCCCATTTGTCGGGTACCCCTGCCAAGGGCGCTGAAATCATTAGTGCTGACAGCCGACAGGTATATCGCGGCATGGATATAGGTACGGGTAAGGATCTGGCTGACTATACCATCCATGGCAAGCAGATACCTTATCACCTCATTGACATCTGTGAGCCTGGTACGAAATATAATCTCTTTGAATATCAGCAGGATTTTTATGATGCCTATCAGGATATTCAGAAGAGAGGGGCATTTCCGATATTATGTGGAGGTACAGGACTCTATATTGAGTCGGTGCTGAAAGGTTATCATCTCTCACCTGTTCCGCAGAACCCGGAACTCCGTGAGTCATTGGCTCATAAGAGTTTAGAGGAACTTACGCTGATACTGAAAGAGCTGAAGGCGAAAACGGGTTCTAATATGCACAATCGCACAGACGTGGATACAGCACAGCGAGCTATCCGGGCGATAGAGATTGAAAGCTATAATCTGGAGCATCCGATGCCCGAACGTAAACTCCCTGCGGTTGATTCGCTGATTATCGGTGTCAGCATAGACCGGGACGCAAGAAGGGAGAAAATTTCACGGAGACTGAAACAGCGATTGAATGAGGGAATGGTAGATGAAATCAAGGGACTGCTAGATCGTGGTATTCCTGCCGAAAATCTCATCTATTATGGTTTGGAATATAAGTTTATTACAGAATATTTGATTGGTAAGACTTCATACGATGAGATGTATCGTGGTCTGGAACTAGCAATCCATCAGTTTGCCAAAAGGCAGATGACGTGGTTCAGAGGTATGGAGCGCAGAGGCTTTACTATCCATTGGGTAGATGCATTGCAGCCATTGGAGAAAAAGGTGGAGACGGTTTTGGAGCTGATGAGGAGCTAG
- the gap gene encoding type I glyceraldehyde-3-phosphate dehydrogenase, protein MIKIGINGFGRIGRFVFRSTVEAENAKEVQVVAINDLCPVDYMAYMLKYDTMHGHFDGTIEADVEKSELIVNGNHIRVTAERDPENLKWDEVGAEYVVESTGLFLAYDKAEKHLKAGAKYVVLSAPSKADANGNQADMFVCGVNTDKYNGQKIVSNASCTTNCLAPIAKVLNDNFGIETGLMTTVHSTTATQKTVDGPSMKDWRGGRAAAGNIIPSSTGAAKAVGKVIPELNGKLTGISMRVPTLDVSVVDLTVNLKKAASKEAICAAMKAASEGELKGVLGYTEDAVVSSDFLGCALTSIFDANAGVYLTDNFVKVVSWYDNEIGYSHKVVELIKIMKKHNG, encoded by the coding sequence ATGATTAAGATTGGTATTAACGGATTTGGCCGTATCGGTCGTTTCGTATTCCGTTCTACAGTTGAGGCTGAGAACGCAAAGGAAGTACAGGTAGTAGCTATCAATGATTTGTGCCCTGTTGATTACATGGCTTACATGTTGAAGTATGATACAATGCACGGTCATTTCGACGGTACTATCGAGGCTGACGTTGAGAAGAGCGAGTTGATCGTTAACGGTAACCACATCCGTGTTACTGCTGAGCGTGATCCTGAGAACTTGAAGTGGGATGAGGTTGGTGCTGAGTACGTAGTTGAGTCTACAGGTCTCTTCCTCGCTTACGATAAGGCTGAGAAGCACTTGAAGGCTGGTGCTAAGTATGTAGTACTTTCTGCTCCTTCTAAGGCTGACGCTAACGGTAACCAGGCTGATATGTTCGTTTGCGGTGTTAACACAGACAAGTACAACGGTCAGAAGATCGTTTCTAACGCTTCTTGTACAACAAACTGCTTGGCTCCTATTGCTAAGGTATTGAACGATAACTTCGGTATCGAGACAGGTTTGATGACAACTGTTCACTCTACAACTGCTACACAGAAGACTGTTGACGGTCCATCTATGAAGGACTGGCGTGGTGGCCGTGCAGCTGCTGGCAACATCATCCCTTCTTCTACAGGTGCTGCTAAGGCTGTAGGTAAGGTTATCCCTGAGTTGAACGGTAAGTTGACAGGTATCTCTATGCGTGTTCCTACTTTGGACGTATCTGTTGTTGACTTGACAGTTAACTTGAAGAAGGCTGCTTCTAAGGAGGCTATCTGCGCTGCTATGAAGGCTGCTTCTGAGGGTGAGTTGAAGGGTGTACTCGGTTACACAGAGGATGCTGTTGTTTCTTCTGACTTCTTGGGTTGCGCTTTGACATCTATCTTCGACGCTAACGCAGGTGTTTACTTGACAGACAACTTCGTTAAGGTTGTTTCTTGGTATGACAACGAGATTGGTTACTCACACAAGGTTGTTGAGTTGATCAAGATCATGAAGAAGCACAACGGTTAA
- a CDS encoding glycogen debranching enzyme N-terminal domain-containing protein gives MSYLKFEKALMTNLQESLPKELLRTNRSGAYSCSTIVDCNTRKYHGLLVVPVPELDDENHVLLSSLDVTVIQHGAEFNLGLHKYQGNNYSPMGHKYIREFDCDKVPTTLYRVGGVILKKEVVFQHYENRILIRYTLVDGHSATTLRFRPFLAFRSVRQFTHENATASRDYAEVDHGIKTCMYAGYPDLYMQFSKKNEFKFCPDWYRGVEYPKEQERGYASNEDLYVPGYFEMDIKKGETIVFAASTSEIKAVSLKKLFDKEVDERSPRDNFFHCLVNAAHQFHRREKNDDRYILAGYPWFKCRARDTFIALPGLTLSIEEDDYFELVMKTAMKGYYEFMEGKPVSVHIAEIEQPDVPLWAIWALQQYAKETSKEECFKKYGQFIKDVINFIQNNKHPNLKLEENGLLYTDGKDKAVTWMNSTANGRPVVPRTGYIVEFNALWYNALCFCASLAGIVGEEDSQQKLLAQADQTKQAFLDTFLNEYGYLYDYVDGNMMDWSVRPNMIFAVAFDYSPLSQDQKKQVLDICTRELLTPKGLRSLSPKSGGYNPVYVGPQTQRDYAYHQGTAWPWLGGFYMEASLKLYKRTRLSFIERQMVGYENEMSSHCLGTISELFDGNPPFAGRGAISFAMNVAEILRALELLEKYQY, from the coding sequence ATGAGTTATCTAAAATTCGAAAAGGCCCTTATGACGAATCTTCAAGAGTCGTTGCCTAAGGAGTTGTTGAGGACAAATCGATCGGGTGCATATTCGTGCTCTACGATTGTAGACTGTAATACCCGCAAGTATCACGGATTACTTGTCGTGCCGGTTCCTGAACTGGACGATGAGAATCATGTGCTCTTGAGTTCGCTGGATGTTACGGTGATTCAGCATGGAGCAGAGTTTAACCTCGGCTTGCACAAGTACCAGGGCAACAACTACAGTCCGATGGGTCACAAGTACATTCGTGAGTTTGATTGTGATAAAGTGCCAACTACCCTTTATCGCGTAGGTGGTGTTATCCTGAAAAAGGAAGTTGTATTCCAGCATTATGAGAATCGCATTCTGATTCGCTATACGCTGGTAGACGGTCATTCGGCTACAACCCTTCGTTTCCGTCCTTTTCTGGCTTTCCGCAGTGTCCGTCAGTTTACTCATGAGAATGCTACCGCATCTCGTGATTATGCTGAGGTAGATCATGGCATCAAGACCTGTATGTATGCAGGTTATCCTGATCTCTACATGCAGTTCTCCAAGAAGAACGAGTTTAAATTCTGTCCAGATTGGTATCGAGGCGTGGAATATCCAAAGGAGCAGGAGAGAGGTTATGCTTCTAACGAAGACCTCTATGTTCCTGGCTATTTTGAAATGGATATCAAGAAAGGCGAAACCATCGTCTTTGCTGCTTCTACATCAGAAATCAAGGCGGTCAGCCTGAAGAAGCTCTTCGACAAGGAAGTGGATGAGCGTTCGCCTCGTGACAATTTCTTCCACTGTCTGGTCAATGCAGCTCATCAGTTCCATCGTCGTGAAAAGAACGATGACCGTTACATCCTGGCAGGTTACCCTTGGTTCAAGTGCAGAGCCCGCGATACATTCATCGCTCTTCCGGGTCTCACCCTCTCTATCGAGGAAGATGACTACTTCGAACTGGTGATGAAGACTGCCATGAAGGGATACTACGAGTTTATGGAAGGCAAGCCGGTCAGCGTTCATATTGCTGAGATAGAGCAGCCTGACGTGCCATTGTGGGCTATCTGGGCTTTGCAGCAGTATGCCAAGGAAACCAGCAAGGAAGAATGCTTCAAGAAGTATGGACAGTTTATCAAGGATGTTATCAACTTTATCCAGAATAACAAGCATCCGAACCTGAAGCTCGAAGAGAACGGATTGCTCTATACCGATGGTAAGGACAAGGCTGTTACCTGGATGAACTCTACTGCCAACGGCAGACCAGTGGTTCCACGTACCGGATATATCGTAGAGTTTAATGCTTTGTGGTATAACGCTTTGTGCTTCTGTGCTTCTCTCGCTGGAATAGTTGGCGAAGAAGACAGCCAGCAGAAACTCCTGGCTCAGGCTGATCAGACCAAGCAGGCATTCCTCGATACCTTCCTCAATGAATATGGCTATCTCTACGATTATGTTGATGGAAATATGATGGACTGGAGCGTTCGCCCGAACATGATATTTGCAGTGGCTTTCGACTATTCTCCATTGTCGCAAGACCAGAAGAAGCAGGTCCTTGATATCTGTACACGCGAACTCCTTACTCCTAAGGGATTGCGTTCACTCTCGCCAAAGAGTGGTGGATATAATCCTGTTTATGTAGGTCCGCAGACCCAGCGCGACTATGCTTACCATCAGGGTACGGCATGGCCTTGGCTCGGTGGCTTCTATATGGAGGCAAGTCTGAAACTCTATAAGCGTACCCGTTTGAGCTTTATCGAACGCCAGATGGTAGGTTATGAGAACGAAATGTCTTCCCACTGTCTCGGTACCATCAGCGAACTCTTCGATGGAAACCCTCCTTTCGCAGGTCGTGGTGCCATCTCTTTCGCCATGAATGTGGCTGAGATTCTGCGTGCGCTCGAGTTACTTGAAAAATATCAATATTAA
- a CDS encoding glycoside hydrolase family 43 protein encodes MKIKSHSLLCILATIALSSPLSALSVNAQKAVSKTWNPNLKNGMYRNPVIDADYSDPDVCRVGNDYYMTSSSFQCFPGLQILHSTDLVNWEIIGAALLDDYPVLPEYQGTELDWRKKVQHGNYVWAPSIRYHDGWFYIYCGDPDQGLFMTKTQDPRGPWEPITWVMKGKGLIDCCPLWDEDGKAYLSHGCAGSRAGIKSVLFVAPMSPDGTKVIGPSRIVYDGHEDQPTIEGTKFYKRNGYYYIMSPAGGVKYGWQVELRSKNPYGPYEEYVGMAQGKNKKVNGPHQGAWVDTQNGEDWFLHFQDKHAYGRVVHLQPAKWVNDWLVIGDDKDGDGCGDPVQQWKKPNLPSSGNFQPKESDDFNSVDLGLQWQWNGPYSQYWYFCDAKNSKLRLYGVQQAEDVKNLYDLPNLLLQKLPTENFTATAKVKFIPNRTEAYKENDKVLGESAGMIMQGMDYAALKFVDTKEEGVVLQYVTCEKAEKGKAEKVVKQVAIKTSKQPQPYTVKYAVDDIPSSRIATQDVWLRVKVHSEGIANQIQAIAEWSYSLDGKKFTKIGNPFTVREGKWIGAKLGFFNTRTAKKNDAAFFDVDWIHFEK; translated from the coding sequence ATGAAAATAAAATCGCATTCACTCCTGTGCATTCTCGCCACCATCGCATTGAGTTCTCCGCTCTCTGCACTGAGCGTGAATGCTCAGAAGGCGGTATCCAAGACATGGAATCCGAACCTGAAGAACGGAATGTACCGCAACCCGGTTATTGACGCCGACTACTCAGACCCTGACGTATGCCGTGTGGGCAATGACTACTATATGACCTCCTCTTCCTTCCAGTGTTTCCCAGGCTTGCAGATTCTGCACAGCACCGACCTGGTAAACTGGGAGATTATAGGCGCTGCCCTACTCGATGACTATCCGGTTTTGCCTGAATACCAGGGCACCGAACTGGATTGGCGCAAGAAGGTTCAGCATGGTAATTACGTATGGGCACCCTCCATCCGCTATCATGACGGATGGTTCTATATCTACTGTGGCGATCCTGACCAGGGACTCTTCATGACCAAGACACAAGATCCACGCGGCCCTTGGGAACCTATCACCTGGGTGATGAAGGGAAAAGGTCTTATCGACTGCTGCCCTCTCTGGGATGAAGACGGCAAGGCTTATCTTTCGCATGGATGCGCCGGTTCAAGAGCCGGTATCAAGTCGGTACTCTTCGTAGCCCCGATGTCACCTGACGGCACCAAGGTTATCGGTCCTTCACGCATCGTATATGATGGCCATGAAGACCAGCCAACCATCGAGGGAACCAAATTCTACAAGCGCAACGGATATTATTATATCATGAGTCCTGCGGGCGGAGTAAAGTATGGCTGGCAGGTAGAACTGCGTTCCAAGAATCCATACGGTCCTTACGAGGAGTATGTGGGTATGGCACAGGGAAAGAACAAGAAGGTAAACGGCCCTCACCAGGGTGCATGGGTAGATACCCAGAACGGCGAAGACTGGTTTCTCCACTTCCAGGATAAGCACGCTTATGGTCGTGTGGTTCATCTGCAACCAGCCAAATGGGTGAACGACTGGCTCGTTATCGGTGACGACAAGGATGGTGATGGCTGCGGTGACCCTGTTCAGCAATGGAAGAAGCCAAACCTGCCATCAAGCGGTAACTTCCAGCCTAAGGAATCGGATGATTTCAACAGCGTAGATTTAGGTCTGCAATGGCAGTGGAACGGTCCTTACAGTCAGTACTGGTACTTCTGTGATGCCAAGAACTCCAAGTTGCGTCTCTATGGTGTGCAGCAGGCTGAAGATGTAAAGAACCTGTATGATTTGCCAAACCTTCTGCTCCAGAAACTCCCTACCGAGAACTTTACTGCTACTGCCAAGGTGAAGTTCATACCTAACCGCACCGAGGCTTACAAGGAAAATGATAAGGTATTGGGCGAAAGCGCCGGCATGATTATGCAAGGCATGGACTATGCGGCACTCAAGTTTGTTGATACCAAGGAAGAGGGTGTTGTATTGCAATATGTAACCTGCGAGAAGGCTGAGAAGGGAAAGGCTGAGAAGGTGGTAAAGCAAGTGGCCATCAAGACCAGCAAGCAGCCTCAACCTTACACCGTGAAGTATGCCGTAGATGATATTCCTTCTTCCCGCATCGCCACCCAGGACGTATGGCTCCGCGTGAAGGTTCATAGCGAAGGCATCGCCAACCAGATACAGGCTATCGCTGAATGGAGCTACAGTCTGGATGGTAAGAAATTCACCAAGATAGGCAATCCTTTCACTGTGCGTGAAGGCAAGTGGATTGGTGCCAAGCTCGGTTTCTTCAACACCCGCACAGCCAAGAAGAACGATGCTGCCTTCTTCGACGTAGACTGGATTCATTTCGAAAAATAA
- the mscL gene encoding large-conductance mechanosensitive channel protein MscL has translation MSKFLNEFKEFAMRGNVLDMAVGVIIGGAFGKIVSSVVDDVIMPPIGWLIGGVNFADLKFTLPTVNVGGEELKAATINYGNFLQTCFDFLIVAFCIFMLIKVVNKISKKKEEEKPAEAPKDPEPSNEEKLLMEIRDLLKNQK, from the coding sequence ATGAGTAAATTTTTGAATGAATTCAAGGAATTCGCCATGCGTGGCAATGTGCTCGACATGGCTGTCGGTGTTATCATCGGTGGTGCCTTTGGCAAAATCGTAAGCTCTGTTGTTGATGACGTCATCATGCCTCCTATAGGATGGCTGATTGGCGGCGTGAATTTCGCCGACCTCAAATTCACCCTCCCTACCGTCAATGTAGGAGGTGAGGAACTGAAGGCGGCTACCATCAACTATGGTAACTTCCTCCAGACCTGTTTCGACTTCCTCATCGTTGCCTTCTGTATCTTCATGCTCATCAAGGTGGTGAACAAGATTTCCAAGAAGAAGGAAGAGGAAAAACCGGCAGAAGCTCCTAAGGATCCGGAGCCAAGCAATGAAGAAAAACTCCTCATGGAAATACGTGATCTCCTGAAGAACCAGAAATAA
- a CDS encoding Crp/Fnr family transcriptional regulator, with translation MAAREKYDKENIAMLIAKLWGGITDDQFDLLKEHLEIKKYKKNEIIYKNEGTPECALCLIAGKVKIYKEGIGGKSQIIRVIKPIEFFGFRAYFADEIYKTAAMSLENCVVAQFPLAVLMKLISKSFNIGFFFIKYLSVEIGKSDDRTVNLTQKHIRARLAEGLIFLKDSYGLEKDGKTLDIRLSREDLANLCNMTTSNAIRTLSAFTAEGLINTEGRKIKILQEEEIIKIAELG, from the coding sequence ATGGCAGCTAGAGAAAAATACGATAAAGAAAATATAGCAATGCTGATTGCTAAGCTATGGGGAGGCATCACTGATGACCAGTTCGATTTACTGAAAGAACATCTGGAAATCAAGAAGTATAAGAAGAACGAAATCATCTACAAGAACGAGGGCACTCCTGAATGTGCACTATGTCTCATAGCGGGAAAAGTGAAGATATACAAAGAAGGTATCGGTGGCAAGAGCCAGATTATCCGTGTTATCAAACCGATTGAATTTTTTGGTTTCAGAGCCTATTTTGCGGATGAGATATACAAGACGGCAGCCATGTCGCTGGAAAACTGCGTCGTTGCCCAGTTCCCGCTGGCTGTTCTCATGAAACTGATCTCCAAGAGTTTCAACATCGGCTTCTTCTTTATCAAATATCTCAGTGTGGAAATAGGTAAATCGGACGACCGTACCGTGAACCTCACCCAGAAACATATCCGTGCCCGACTTGCCGAGGGACTGATATTTCTGAAAGACTCTTACGGGTTAGAAAAAGACGGAAAAACTCTTGACATCCGATTGAGTCGTGAAGATCTGGCAAATCTCTGTAATATGACAACGAGCAATGCCATCCGTACGCTCTCAGCCTTTACGGCAGAAGGACTCATCAATACTGAAGGAAGGAAAATCAAAATCTTACAGGAAGAAGAAATCATAAAAATAGCAGAACTCGGATAA
- a CDS encoding glycosyltransferase family 4 protein: MKVLMFGWEYPPHVFGGLATANFGISQGLHAQGDVDITLCLPHPFGDEDRSACKIVAMNSVPIAWRDVNHDYVQQRVGNIMNPDDYFRYRDHIYADFNYMHVNDLGCMEFAGGYPSNLHDEINNYSIIAGVVARSEEFDIIHAHDWLTFPAGIHAKRVSGKPLCIHVHATDFDRSRGKVNPTVYAIEKDGMDNADCIMCVSELTRQTVIHQYHQDPRKCFAMHNAVYPLKQEWQDIPRPNHKGKEKVVTFLGRLTMQKGPEYFVEAANMVLHRTRNVRFCMAGSGDMMDQMIYLAAERGIADRFHFPGFMRGKQVYECLKDSDVYVMPSVSEPFGISPLEAMQCGTPTIISKQSGCGEILSNCIKVDYWDIHALADAIYSICHNESLFDYLSEEGKKEVDQITWEKVGARIKDLYLKTLGWK, from the coding sequence ATGAAAGTTTTAATGTTTGGATGGGAGTATCCTCCTCACGTATTTGGTGGTTTGGCAACTGCCAACTTTGGTATCTCCCAAGGACTTCATGCCCAGGGCGATGTTGATATCACATTGTGTCTGCCTCATCCTTTCGGTGATGAGGACCGCAGTGCCTGCAAGATTGTGGCAATGAACAGTGTGCCTATCGCCTGGCGAGATGTAAATCACGACTATGTGCAGCAGCGCGTAGGCAATATCATGAATCCGGACGATTATTTCCGCTACCGTGACCACATCTATGCCGATTTTAACTATATGCATGTAAATGACCTCGGCTGTATGGAATTTGCCGGTGGTTATCCGTCAAATCTTCATGACGAGATCAATAACTATAGCATCATTGCCGGAGTTGTAGCCCGTTCAGAAGAATTTGATATTATCCATGCTCACGACTGGCTTACATTCCCTGCCGGAATTCATGCCAAGCGCGTGAGTGGCAAACCACTGTGCATCCACGTTCATGCTACTGATTTCGACCGTAGCCGTGGAAAGGTGAACCCTACCGTTTATGCTATTGAGAAAGACGGTATGGATAATGCCGACTGCATCATGTGTGTATCCGAACTGACGCGCCAGACGGTGATTCACCAGTATCACCAGGATCCACGCAAGTGTTTCGCCATGCACAATGCCGTATACCCATTGAAGCAGGAGTGGCAGGATATTCCACGCCCAAATCATAAGGGCAAGGAGAAGGTAGTAACCTTCCTGGGACGTCTTACCATGCAGAAGGGACCTGAATATTTCGTAGAGGCTGCCAACATGGTATTGCACCGTACCCGCAATGTGCGTTTCTGTATGGCAGGTTCGGGCGATATGATGGATCAGATGATTTATCTCGCTGCCGAAAGAGGCATTGCCGACCGGTTCCACTTCCCTGGCTTTATGCGCGGCAAACAGGTTTACGAATGTCTGAAAGACAGTGATGTCTACGTGATGCCATCTGTGAGCGAGCCGTTCGGTATCTCACCTTTGGAAGCTATGCAGTGCGGCACACCAACCATTATCTCCAAGCAGAGTGGATGTGGAGAAATCCTGTCCAACTGTATCAAGGTAGACTACTGGGATATCCATGCCCTTGCCGATGCCATCTACAGCATCTGTCACAACGAGAGTCTTTTCGATTATCTCTCAGAGGAAGGCAAGAAAGAAGTAGACCAGATTACCTGGGAGAAAGTGGGTGCCCGCATCAAAGACCTGTACCTCAAGACCTTAGGGTGGAAGTAG
- a CDS encoding diacylglycerol/lipid kinase family protein gives MVNENKWGLLYCPRGGWRSNKRWEKIEKVLKQQGVDYDFVQSENQKSVERLIRMFINNGYKTIVIVGGDSALNDAVNCLMQIDPKEREEVALGVIPNGLMNDFAHFWGFSDSDIEKTVASLKKRRIRKIDLGCIRYVNKKGEKCRRYFLNCINIGFIAAIMNLRRKTHHIFGSRTLSFLCSFILMILQRLDYKMHVKINSDVIKRRVMTMCIGNGTGYGQTPNAVPYNGLLDVSVVSHPKTTQLFEGIYLFVKGKFLNHKSVHPYRTREVEVLDAQHALIGIDGRLMNTPVGPFQITVIQEVINFLIPV, from the coding sequence ATGGTAAACGAGAATAAATGGGGGCTGCTTTATTGCCCTAGAGGAGGCTGGCGAAGTAACAAGCGCTGGGAAAAAATAGAGAAGGTGCTCAAGCAGCAGGGCGTGGATTACGACTTTGTGCAGAGCGAGAATCAGAAGAGCGTAGAAAGGCTCATCAGAATGTTTATCAACAATGGCTATAAGACCATTGTCATCGTTGGTGGAGATTCTGCGCTCAATGATGCCGTAAACTGTCTGATGCAGATAGATCCGAAAGAAAGAGAAGAGGTGGCACTGGGTGTTATTCCTAACGGACTGATGAACGACTTTGCCCACTTCTGGGGATTCAGCGACAGCGATATCGAGAAGACGGTGGCGTCGCTGAAAAAACGTCGTATCAGAAAGATTGACCTCGGTTGTATCCGCTATGTGAACAAGAAGGGGGAGAAATGCCGTCGCTATTTCCTCAACTGTATCAATATCGGATTCATCGCTGCCATTATGAACCTGAGACGAAAAACCCATCATATCTTCGGTTCACGTACCCTGTCGTTTCTCTGTTCCTTCATCCTGATGATATTGCAGCGTCTGGACTATAAGATGCATGTGAAAATCAATTCGGATGTTATCAAGCGTAGAGTGATGACGATGTGTATAGGCAATGGAACAGGATATGGACAGACTCCGAATGCTGTGCCATATAACGGACTGCTCGATGTGTCGGTGGTATCTCATCCTAAGACAACCCAGCTCTTCGAGGGAATCTATCTTTTTGTGAAAGGTAAGTTCCTCAACCATAAAAGTGTGCATCCTTACCGTACCCGAGAGGTAGAGGTGCTCGATGCCCAGCATGCCCTGATAGGTATTGATGGCAGATTGATGAATACACCGGTAGGCCCATTCCAGATTACTGTAATTCAGGAGGTTATCAACTTCCTGATACCCGTATGA